AAGCGAGAGATTAGCAAATCAGCTGCTAGTTGGAAGCTGGAGCACATAGTTCATATGCTGGATGGAAAGGGCAGATCCTAGTTTTGTAGGGCTTGTGCACATTTTGGTGTTCTctttaaaagaattcaaaattaTCAGTGTAATATTAGTTAGGAATTTGGAAGGTACCATAGAAGCAAGGGGCCCTGACACAGTTTTCACTGGTTTCACACTAATCCACCTATAGCTGAATGGTAAAATTGAGTTTTAGAGTTCATCAAGGCTGGACTATCTAGTATAACAAGGATAAATGTAAAATCCTGAGTTTTAAGTTTCAAGCAATGGGTGGCAGCTTCACATGTGCAGTATTGTGATACTGTGATGAAATCAATTGTTTGTTGACAGAAAGGTTAagagaattttaatttcttcacaGTACAAGATGAGTCAACATGTAATATGACTACTAAGAAAGTGAATGAGGTTTGGAAGCTGTGTCAGTAGATGCCTAGTATCTAATAGTGTCATCTTTAGCAGGGTAGTAACCATCTTGCTCTCCTTTATACTGGACAAAACACATTAGTCTTCCAAGTTTGAGCCCAGATCTTTGACAGATATTAAGACGGTATAGTCCATCCTGAGGAGAGAAGATGATGACTTAAAAATTttggctaaatttttttttaactctgaaaaaaaaaaaaagacgtgctTTAAAATGGCTAAAGACCTTTGTTCTATATGGCCTCAGAGATTGGGTGCTAGGTAAACCTAGTAGGTGGAAATAATAAAGGCAGATGTTGGCTCGTGATaaggaagtcttttttttttaaattaatagaattATTAAAGTGGTCTGGCTTCTGAGGGCGTTAATGCTTGGTCCTTGGAAGCATTCAGACAGAAGCAGAGTGCCTATTGGTCAGGGAAGCTGTAGGAGTTTCCACATTGGGAAGATTGAACTCAGTTGCCTTCAAACTCTTTGATCTAATGTTCCTCTGATGATACCCGTTTTCCCTTCTCTCAGATGGAGGAACAAGTTCTGAAACGGGTGCGGAGGAAGATTCGAAACAAAAAGTCTGCTCAAGAGAGCCGCAGGAAGAAGAAGGTGTACGTGGGGGGTTTAGAGAGTAGGTATGTAGGGTAGAGGGACTTGTGgggggtggtggggaaacaggtcGTTGGAAGGGTTAGGTTTTTGAAGGGAGGATACAGGCCGTATCCCCACATCCCTGTTATTCCCCCAGGGTCTTGAAATACACAGCCCAGAATCTGGAGCTACAGAACAGAGTCCAGCTCCTGGAAGAACAGAATCTGTAAGCAACTCTTCAACATCAGTCTTTTCTCATCCTTCCCACTCAATACTGTCTCACTCTTTCCCCTGCTCCACACTTCATTTCTGACTGGGCAGCTTCCCCATGTGAGGTCTGATGCTTGGCCTTTAGTGGGTCTCTAGTTCCAAGAGGCTCACAGTAATGGGGAATAAATTCACAAATAACTACGGATATGtatcaagaaagagaaaggagggagtTAAGAAAGACCTTTTGTGGCAGATGGCATTTGATAGTGATAGGATTCTGGGGTGGGTGgagagcattctaggcagagggaacacagCATAGTCCAGTCCGGCTGGAACTTAACATAGGTGAGTTGGGCCAGAAGGTAGAGAATGTAGAATCCCTGGTGAGGATTCTGTGTGGAGCAGGAGAACCACTGAAGGTGTTTGCAAAAGGAGTTTAAgtcagggcagggcagagggtgtgtgtttgttttaatgaGGAACTTCAGGCATTTTGTTTACAGAGAGGAAGAGATCACTTGCAAAAATAGGTCAGAAAGTAAAAGAGAGGATCCAGTGCACAGATGGAGAGGGTGGCTTAATAGGATGGTTTTGTTGTATGTTATGTCAGGGTGCCAGGCTAGGGCCTGGTCActgtcccctctctctccccctaggTCCCTTTTGGATCAGCTGAGGAGACTCCAGGCCATGGTGATTCAGACAGCAAACaaagccagcagcagcagcacttgTGTCTTGGTGAGGATGGAGAGATTCTTTCCTCAGGTGGCATAGGGACAGGGGTACAATCCAGAGcctttatctctttttttcctgtgctCCAGGTCCTGCTGTTCTCCTTCTGTCTTCTCTTCATGCCTGCTATGTACTCCTCTAACACAAGGCAGAGCCTGCCAGCTGAGCACAGAGGTGAGAGGCTTGAGCATGCCACTAAGAGAGGGCTAGGGGAGAACCCAGCCTGCCCCTGAACAGTCTTTGTCTCCTCAGTGTTGTCCCGCCAGCTTCGTGCCCTCCCCAGCAAGGACCCTCACCAGCTGGAGCTGCCTGCCTTGCAGTCAGAGGTACCAAAGGACAACTCAGATCACAAATTCCAGGCTCCTAGCAACTCTTGCTGCCTGTTCTACCACATGTCTCAGGTTCCTGGTGCAGAGTGTTCCCTGAAGTTGCCACCACCTGACCATTTCTCAAAGTTCTCCTGCCCAGGTCCTATCTTACCCCTGCATGCAAATGTCACGAGAGAGGGAGGATGGCTCCCTAGCTATAGCCCCACGTCTGTTATCTTGCAGGGCAGATACTCAGGCTAGATATGAGGATGTGGGGTTCCTCAGCCAGACCCTGGTGCCCCCAGTCCAGGTTCAAAGGAAAAGGAATGGGAGAGGGCTAGCCTCAGGTCTTGAGCCCTGCCAGGAAGCCTCAGGATCAAACACACTACACTTACTGGTTTTCTGGGTCTTTTATTTGTACGCATGTATGTCTGCCACCCCATGAATGGACCTGGGACCTCCTTGAGCATTTCATGCAGTGAGGGGATGGggtgaagaaagaaataaataagtgattctgatGCTTGGGGTACCCTCAACCCCTCTCTGCTGGCGCCTttgggtggggagaagggaaggcATGATTGTCCTGGTGGCTCAGGGCTGCAGGAGACTGTGTGGGGTaggggtggtggaggaggaaaggccgggctggaggctgggctgtTTGTTAGCACCTCCTTCCCACAGTTCAGAGGGCTCACTCTGGGCTCGGGTTTGCCATGGTTTCTTTTGGTCCAAGTTTGGGTCCCATGCTTAGTCCTGTGCCCTGTTTGGCTTTTGGCCCAGAGGCCTTtttatgctgctgctgctgcagggccAGCTGCATGGCCCAGATGCTTAGTGGCCGCATGTAGGCCAGCGAGCGATACACCCGCTGCTGGCAGTATGCCTCAGGAGTCTGGAAAGCCAGGCCCAGGCGCTCCCACACAGTACGGTAGCAGCCTTCGGCTGTCCGGAAGCCCTCCCAGGTCAGGCCCTGTAGGGAGAGATGACAGTCATATTTCTTGGCAACCCCTGAAAAGCCATTTCAGCTGGATAGATGGAGACAATAAGGGTCTTTGCCCTCAGGGAGTTCCCAGCTAGTGGGGGAGACAAATTTGACTCACAGGCAGAAGCCTGAAGGCAGGAGATGAAATGCACGTTAGGGAAGAGTGGGAGGCTTTCTGGATGGTTTATATGTATTGGATTAGGCCGAACAGAAGTTTGATAGCTGAGGAGGTTTGCTAGGCCAAGGTACAGATGGCAGAGAGATAGGGAAGGAGAGCATTACCTCTTGGATCATGGTGGCTGCCAGCCCGTAGACCACACCCACCCAGACTTCATCAGACTGGACACTGGATCTATCAGGAACACCATGGGGCTGCATCCCATTCACAGCCCCCATGGCCCCTCCTGCAAAGGCCTGGACATTGAACTCAAAGATAGTTTGGAGAGCACGGACCACATGTTGGGTAGGAAATACCTACAGGGGGAGGGAAGAAATAGGGTCTCTTAAACTTGCTTCCCACGTCCAGGAAAAACCCACCTTTATCTTTGGCTCCTCCTTCTAGTCTCTTACCTCACTGTCTCCTTCTCCTAGGCCACTGGCCCTCAGGAACCACTGGCCAGCACACTGGTCAGACATGATGCTAAAGGACTGAGGCTGAGAGCTGCAATCATAGTTGTAATAGCGGCCTGGAGGAGAGGAAAGACAAAGTAAGGCTCCTTGCGTCCCCATGGCTACCTTAAGACTCCTTAGGATCCCCCAGCTCACCATTCCACAGCAGTCTCTCATAGGCTTCTTGGCCCCGGCTAAGGATGGAAGAAAACTTATCCTGGACATCTGGTGCCCCACACAGAGCAGCCATCCGGACCATCACAGCCACAGCTGCCAGCCACAGTCCTCCACAGTAAGCACTAGTCGGGGATACAGGTTCAGGGGTCAGACTGGCAGCCCAGCCACTCCCATGCAGTATAACAGGCAGAGACACCCTTCTTGAGCTCGCAATCCCTTGGTGCCCAGTTCTCCACCTCAGACCCCCGGAAATCCCTACCCCCCAACCTGGGGCCTGTGGTGACCCATCCATCATAGGTTTGGTCTGCATAGCCTCCATTCTCAATGAGTCCATCTTGGTCCTTGTCAAACTTCATTTCAGACTCCATCACGGCCTAGAGAGGGACCAAGATACTGAAGACCCAGATACTAAGGAAAGACGACAGTAGCCAGCTGGGCTCTCCCCTAACACCAGGCACACCCCTGGCACGCTGGCCACTGCACACACATCCCTTACAAGACACACAGGCCACATGTCCCTCAGGAAGCTCTGGTCACCCGTCAGGTAGTAGTCCCGATAAACCTGCAGCACAAACTTCAGGTTCAGGTCTTTCCAGTCCGCAGTATCATGGACCACATATGCATTGACCCGGAGCCACGGCTCATCATCTGTGGGAAGAGAGGAAACCTGGCTCGTTTGCATTGGGCAGTAGGGTGGACGGTGCTGAAATTGAGGGAGGGGAGCTCCCTTGTGGTGGAGGGACTTTTACCTGGGTCCCCAATGTCATGGGGGATGACGTTCCTCCTTTTCACGGGTGCCATTATCCCACTCATCAGGTACCGTCGCTGTGTCAGGTCCTCCCTGAGAGTGGCCAGAGCTGGGGGAGCAGATACACAAggggggggcggggcagggaatGGGTGGGCTTGGGGTGGGGCACAGAGCTCTGTGTGTGACTCCAGAGGGGAACCAGTAAGCAGAATGCGAATACGTTTGGGGTAAG
This portion of the Vicugna pacos chromosome 4, VicPac4, whole genome shotgun sequence genome encodes:
- the CREB3 gene encoding cyclic AMP-responsive element-binding protein 3, encoding MPAPGCERRQGRPLYLHRSRDVAPTAALPRQGDSKSRDASRMSHTELALDPGDHDLLDFLLEESGGLGAAPDEALEASLDWELPLSEALNNWDIEDFLSSLSSPPPSLNVLSNSRRCLVHHDHTYSLPQEHVSIDVEIESYGKEGAQMIPLSVEEPAEQEIAGLILTDEEKRLLDKEGLTLPGTLPLTKMEEQVLKRVRRKIRNKKSAQESRRKKKVYVGGLESRVLKYTAQNLELQNRVQLLEEQNLSLLDQLRRLQAMVIQTANKASSSSTCVLVLLFSFCLLFMPAMYSSNTRQSLPAEHRVLSRQLRALPSKDPHQLELPALQSEVPKDNSDHKFQAPSNSCCLFYHMSQVPGAECSLKLPPPDHFSKFSCPGPILPLHANVTREGGWLPSYSPTSVILQGRYSG